A genomic stretch from Gorilla gorilla gorilla isolate KB3781 chromosome 20, NHGRI_mGorGor1-v2.1_pri, whole genome shotgun sequence includes:
- the ZNF490 gene encoding zinc finger protein 490 isoform X3, which translates to MRATFKNLACIGEKWKDQDIEDEHKNQGRNIRSPMVEALCENKEDCPCGKSTSQIPDLNTNLETPTGLKPCDCSVCGEVFMHQVSLNRHMRSHTEQKPNECHEYGEKPHKCKECGKTFTRSSSIRTHERIHTGEKPYECKECGKAFAFLFSFRNHIRIHTGETPYECKECGKAFRYLTALRRHEKNHTGEKPYKCKQCGKAFIYYQPFLTHERTHTGEKPYECKQCGKAFSCPTYLRSHEKTHTGEKPFVCRECGRAFFSHSSLRKHVKTHTGVQPYTCKKCGEAFKSSSSCEVHERTHFGEKPYECKQCGKAFNSSSYLQLHERVHTGEKTYECKECGKAFLYSTHFRIHERTHTREKPYECKQCGRVFIYFSHLRRHERSHTGVKPCECKQCGKAFTCLNSLKVHKRIHTGERPFQCRQCGKAFSYSKSLHVHERTHSRQKP; encoded by the exons ATGCGGGCAACCTTCAAGAACCTGGCCTGTATAG gggaaaaatggaaagacCAGGATATTGAAGATGAACACAAAAACCAGGGAAGAAATATAAG AAGTCCTATGGTTGAAGCACTCTGTGAAAATAAAGAAGATTGTCCATGTGGAAAAAGCACTAGCCAGATTCCTGATCTTAATACGAACCTGGAAACTCCTACTGGATTAAAACCATGTGACTGCAGTGTGTGTGGGGAAGTCTTCATGCATCAGGTCTCCCTTAATAGGCACATGAGATCTCACACTGAACAGAAACCAAATGAGTGTCACGAATATGGAGAGAAGCCAcataaatgtaaagaatgtgggaaaaCCTTCACTCGCAGCTCCAGTATTCGAACCCATGaaagaattcacactggagagaaaccctatgaatgtaaggaatgtggcaaagccttcgcatttctcttttcctttagaaACCATataagaattcatactggagagacaccctatgaatgtaaggaatgtgggaaggcaTTCAGATATCTCACTGCTCTTCGGCGCCATGAAAAAaatcacactggagagaaaccctacaaatgtaaacAGTGTGGAAAAGCCTTTATATATTACCAGCCTTTTCTAACCCATGAaaggactcacactggagagaaaccttatgaatgtaagcaatgtgggaaagccttcagttgTCCCACGTACTTACGGAGTCATGAGAaaactcatactggagagaaaccttttGTATGTAGGGAATGTGGGAGAGCCTTCTTTTCTCACTCAAGCCTTCGAAAACACGTGAAAACCCACACCGGAGTTCAACCTTATACATGTAAGAAATGCGGGGAAGCCTTCAAGTCATCTAGTTCCTGTGAAGTGCACGAAAGGACTCATTTTGGagaaaaaccctatgaatgtaaacaATGTGGTAAAGCCTTCAATTCTTCAAGTTACCTTCAGTTGCACGAAAGAGTTCACACTGGCGAGAAAACTTacgaatgtaaagaatgtggtaaAGCCTTTCTTTATTCCACTCACTTTCGAATCCATGAAAGAACCCATActagagagaaaccctatgaatgcaaACAGTGTGGTCGGGTCTTCATTTACTTCAGTCACCTTCGAAGGCACGAAAGAAGTCACACTGGAGTGAAACCATGTGAGTGTAAGCAGTGTGGCAAAGCTTTCACTTGTTTAAATTCCCTGAAAGTACACaaaagaattcatactggagaaagaCCCTTTCAGTGTAGACAATGTGGTAAAGCCTTCAGTTACTCAAAGTCTTTGCACGTGCACGAAAGGACTCATAGTAGACAGAAGCCCTAA
- the ZNF490 gene encoding zinc finger protein 490 isoform X2: protein MQNSEHHGQSIKTQTDSISLEDVAVNFTLEEWALLDPGQRNIYRDVMRATFKNLACIGEKWKDQDIEDEHKNQGRNIRSPMVEALCENKEDCPCGKSTSQIPDLNTNLETPTGLKPCDCSVCGEVFMHQVSLNRHMRSHTEQKPNECHEYGEKPHKCKECGKTFTRSSSIRTHERIHTGEKPYECKECGKAFAFLFSFRNHIRIHTGETPYECKECGKAFRYLTALRRHEKNHTGEKPYKCKQCGKAFIYYQPFLTHERTHTGEKPYECKQCGKAFSCPTYLRSHEKTHTGEKPFVCRECGRAFFSHSSLRKHVKTHTGVQPYTCKKCGEAFKSSSSCEVHERTHFGEKPYECKQCGKAFNSSSYLQLHERVHTGEKTYECKECGKAFLYSTHFRIHERTHTREKPYECKQCGRVFIYFSHLRRHERSHTGVKPCECKQCGKAFTCLNSLKVHKRIHTGERPFQCRQCGKAFSYSKSLHVHERTHSRQKP, encoded by the exons GACTCCATCTCCCTTGAGGATGTGGCTGTGAACTTCACCCTGGAGGAGTGGGCTTTGCTGGATCCTGGCCAGAGGAATATCTACAGAGATGTGATGCGGGCAACCTTCAAGAACCTGGCCTGTATAG gggaaaaatggaaagacCAGGATATTGAAGATGAACACAAAAACCAGGGAAGAAATATAAG AAGTCCTATGGTTGAAGCACTCTGTGAAAATAAAGAAGATTGTCCATGTGGAAAAAGCACTAGCCAGATTCCTGATCTTAATACGAACCTGGAAACTCCTACTGGATTAAAACCATGTGACTGCAGTGTGTGTGGGGAAGTCTTCATGCATCAGGTCTCCCTTAATAGGCACATGAGATCTCACACTGAACAGAAACCAAATGAGTGTCACGAATATGGAGAGAAGCCAcataaatgtaaagaatgtgggaaaaCCTTCACTCGCAGCTCCAGTATTCGAACCCATGaaagaattcacactggagagaaaccctatgaatgtaaggaatgtggcaaagccttcgcatttctcttttcctttagaaACCATataagaattcatactggagagacaccctatgaatgtaaggaatgtgggaaggcaTTCAGATATCTCACTGCTCTTCGGCGCCATGAAAAAaatcacactggagagaaaccctacaaatgtaaacAGTGTGGAAAAGCCTTTATATATTACCAGCCTTTTCTAACCCATGAaaggactcacactggagagaaaccttatgaatgtaagcaatgtgggaaagccttcagttgTCCCACGTACTTACGGAGTCATGAGAaaactcatactggagagaaaccttttGTATGTAGGGAATGTGGGAGAGCCTTCTTTTCTCACTCAAGCCTTCGAAAACACGTGAAAACCCACACCGGAGTTCAACCTTATACATGTAAGAAATGCGGGGAAGCCTTCAAGTCATCTAGTTCCTGTGAAGTGCACGAAAGGACTCATTTTGGagaaaaaccctatgaatgtaaacaATGTGGTAAAGCCTTCAATTCTTCAAGTTACCTTCAGTTGCACGAAAGAGTTCACACTGGCGAGAAAACTTacgaatgtaaagaatgtggtaaAGCCTTTCTTTATTCCACTCACTTTCGAATCCATGAAAGAACCCATActagagagaaaccctatgaatgcaaACAGTGTGGTCGGGTCTTCATTTACTTCAGTCACCTTCGAAGGCACGAAAGAAGTCACACTGGAGTGAAACCATGTGAGTGTAAGCAGTGTGGCAAAGCTTTCACTTGTTTAAATTCCCTGAAAGTACACaaaagaattcatactggagaaagaCCCTTTCAGTGTAGACAATGTGGTAAAGCCTTCAGTTACTCAAAGTCTTTGCACGTGCACGAAAGGACTCATAGTAGACAGAAGCCCTAA